The Prionailurus viverrinus isolate Anna chromosome B4, UM_Priviv_1.0, whole genome shotgun sequence genome has a window encoding:
- the CCDC134 gene encoding coiled-coil domain-containing protein 134 — translation MDLLQFLAFIFVMLLSGTGVTGTLRTSLDPSLEIYKKMFEVKRREQLLALKNLAQLNDVHQQYKILDVMLKGLFKVLEDSRTVLIAADVLPDGPFPQDEKLKDAFSQVVENTAFFGDVVLRFPRIVHHYFDHNSNWNLLIRWGISFCNQSGVFDQGPHSPILSLMAQELGISEKDSDFQNPFKADRPEFISSTDPFQKALREEEKRRKKEEKRKEMRKGPRISRSQSEL, via the exons ATGGACCTTCTTCAGTTCCTGGCCTTCATCTTTGTCATGCTATTGTCTGGGACAGGAGTTACAGGCACCCTGAGGACCTCCCTGGACCCAAGCCTAGAGATCT ACAAGAAGATGTTTGAGGTGAAGCGGCGGGAGCAGCTCTTGGCACTGAAAAACCTGGCACAGCTAAATGATGTCCACCAGCAGTATAAGATCCTTGACGTAATGCTCAAGGGGCTCTTTAAG GTGCTGGAGGACTCGCGGACAGTGCTCATTGCTGCCGATGTGCTCCCAGATGGGCCCTTCCCCCAGGACGAGAAACTGAAGGATG CTTTCTCCCAAGTAGTGGAGAACACAGCCTTCTTCGGTGACGTGGTGCTGCGCTTCCCGAGGATTGTGCACCACTACTTTGACCACAATTCCAATTGGAATCTTCTCATCCGCTGGGGCATCAGCTTCTGCAACCAGTCGGGCGTCTTTGACCAAGGGCCCCACTCGCCCATCCTTAGCCTG ATGGCCCAGGAGCTGGGGATCAGTGAGAAAGACTCTGACTTCCAGAACCCATTTAAAGCAGACCGCCCAGAG ttCATTTCCAGCACTGACCCTTTCCAGAAggccctgagggaggaggagaaacgcaggaagaaagaggagaagcgGAAAGAGATGCGAAAAGGCCCCCGGATCTCGAGATCCCAGTCTGAGTTATAG